DNA from Chitinophaga pendula:
GCGAAGTCGCAGTGGCCGCCTTCTGTGGCGAATGGCAGGTATGCGCTGCCGTTCCAGAATATGCCCGCTTCTCCGAGGCCGGTGCCTGGGGCTATGATGGCCATATTTCCTTTATGCCGGACGTTTCCTCTGTGGAGGGTAACGAGTTGATCCGGGGTGAGGGTACCGAGGCCGTATGCGGTTGCTTCGAGGTCGTTAATGAGTTTGACATTTTTGACGCCGGTGGCATGTTTGACTTCTTCTTCGCTGAGGTCGAGGGCGAGGTTGGTGAGGTCTACTTTGCCATCTATGACGGGGCCTGCCACTCCGATGCATATACGTTCGGGTGTTTTATCTGGTTGGCGGCTGAGGAACAATTTGAGTATATCTCCGATGGCGGCATATTCGCGGGAGCGATAGGTTTCGGTATCGATCATTTGCAGCTGGCCATTGGCGATATTGAAGAGGGCCAGGTTTGTTTTAGTTCCTCCCAGGTCTCCCCCCATTACATAGGTGGGTACACCGGTTGTTGCGGCATCGATCATATTTGCGAAGCGTGGCAGGTATTCCTGCTTGTTGACTACGTGCATATCTCGGTATTGGTATTTAGAAAGTGTAATTATAGGGAGCCTGGTCGTTGTTTGACAAGGGCGGCGAGTTT
Protein-coding regions in this window:
- the glk gene encoding glucokinase, translated to MHVVNKQEYLPRFANMIDAATTGVPTYVMGGDLGGTKTNLALFNIANGQLQMIDTETYRSREYAAIGDILKLFLSRQPDKTPERICIGVAGPVIDGKVDLTNLALDLSEEEVKHATGVKNVKLINDLEATAYGLGTLTPDQLVTLHRGNVRHKGNMAIIAPGTGLGEAGIFWNGSAYLPFATEGGHCDFAPRTDLDIELLQYFQEKYEIVSWERLLSGPGIMDIYIFLRDEKNMLEPDWLAQTMRENDPAAVISTNALEEKLSICIKTMELFVRYLARESANLVLKMKATGGLFLGGGIPPKIAPLLQNNDFYHHYLQSDRLVELLTGVPIHLINNDKTALWGAAYYAAFAAADQ